The proteins below come from a single Dermatophilaceae bacterium Soc4.6 genomic window:
- a CDS encoding PilT/PilU family type 4a pilus ATPase: MTTLETYTEASPSVYEDTRQRRDINELLTTMVAVGGSDLHVTTGIAPCYRIDGVLARVPGREPLSNADTEIMVRSILTSEQWQTFTRDGELDLAYSLPGVGRFRMNVFRQRGAVGTAMRAIPFAIRGLDELGMPAAVESFAGLPRGLVLVTGPTGSGKSTTLASLLDVANRTRTGHIMTVEDPIEYLHTHKRCVVNQREVGGDTESFPTALRHALRQDPDIILVGELRDLETTSVALTAAETGHLVLATLHTQSAAQTIDRVIDIYPPHQQGQIRAQLANCLQGVVTQSLIPRKEGRGRVAVCEVMIASPAIRNLVREGKAHQIPSVLQSSRELGMIGFDQHLAELYHSQLVSRGTALDVCQDITEFKRLARI; encoded by the coding sequence ATGACGACGCTCGAGACCTACACCGAGGCATCCCCCTCCGTCTACGAGGACACCCGCCAACGTCGCGACATCAACGAGCTGCTCACCACCATGGTGGCGGTCGGCGGGTCCGACCTGCACGTGACCACCGGGATCGCGCCGTGCTACCGCATCGACGGTGTGCTGGCCCGCGTGCCCGGGCGTGAGCCCCTCAGCAACGCCGACACCGAGATCATGGTGCGCTCGATCCTCACCTCGGAGCAGTGGCAGACCTTCACCCGCGACGGTGAGCTCGACCTCGCCTACTCGCTGCCGGGAGTGGGACGGTTCCGGATGAACGTCTTCCGCCAGCGTGGCGCCGTCGGGACGGCGATGCGGGCGATCCCCTTCGCCATCCGCGGCCTCGACGAGCTCGGGATGCCCGCCGCGGTCGAGTCCTTCGCCGGGCTGCCGCGCGGCCTCGTGCTGGTCACCGGACCCACGGGGTCGGGCAAGTCCACGACGCTCGCCAGCCTGCTCGACGTGGCCAACCGCACCCGCACCGGCCACATCATGACCGTCGAGGACCCGATCGAGTACCTCCACACCCACAAGCGGTGCGTCGTCAACCAGCGCGAGGTGGGGGGCGACACCGAGAGCTTCCCCACCGCCCTGCGGCACGCCCTGCGCCAGGACCCCGACATCATCCTCGTCGGTGAGCTCCGCGACCTCGAGACGACGTCGGTGGCCCTGACGGCAGCCGAGACCGGGCACCTGGTCCTGGCCACCCTGCACACCCAGTCGGCCGCCCAGACCATCGACCGGGTCATCGACATCTACCCACCGCACCAGCAGGGGCAGATCCGGGCCCAGCTCGCCAACTGCCTCCAGGGTGTCGTCACCCAGTCGCTCATCCCACGCAAGGAGGGCAGGGGCCGGGTCGCGGTCTGCGAGGTGATGATCGCCTCGCCGGCGATCCGCAACCTGGTCCGCGAAGGAAAGGCCCACCAGATCCCGTCGGTGCTCCAGTCCTCACGGGAGCTGGGGATGATCGGCTTCGACCAGCACCTCGCCGAGCTCTACCACTCGCAGCTCGTGAGCCGCGGGACCGCCCTGGACGTCTGTCAGGACATCACCGAGTTCAAGCGGCTGGCGAGGATCTAG
- a CDS encoding ATPase, T2SS/T4P/T4SS family — protein MTTEAALDDAAVSDVDGRLRRRDSDLRGVIAALLSAGMSREALREATTKARHTGRPLQSILVEDRVITEFEMASAVAEAYGLEPLDLANYPLDPKAMDRVPLAIARRHRMLAVAIDGDVIVVAVADPGNVLALDDIRSATGLTVKPVVASAEELTRLLNRYTRDNADLGDVATQVVADDGAAATESLSASTNDTPVVRFVNSLLERAITARASDIHLEPSEHAMRIRLRIDGVLHEVDSVPRGIQSALISRLKIVSGLDITERRVPQNGRITMDIGNRGIDLRVATLPTVWGEKVVLRVLDTGGLDLDLKKLGFTDSNYDLFRTSFTKPHGMVLVTGPTGSGKSTTLYATLTKISSSEVNVITVEDPVEYRVNGVNQVQVNPKAGLTFAAVLPAILRSDPDVVLIGEIRDRATAQLAIEAALTGHLVLSTLHTNDAPSSMTRLVEMGIEPFLVASSLDCVLAQRLARLLCHWCREAYSPTTAELDAARWPVETIPAPTRLWRAVGCRSCSHTGFRGRLAVTEIMPVSEEIARLTVAQAPATEIAKVARAEGMISLRDDGLLKAAQGKTTVAEVLRVTI, from the coding sequence ATGACGACAGAAGCGGCCCTCGACGACGCTGCGGTCAGCGACGTCGACGGGCGACTGCGCCGGCGGGACAGCGACCTGCGCGGGGTCATCGCGGCGCTCCTCTCCGCGGGGATGAGCCGGGAGGCGTTGCGCGAGGCGACCACGAAGGCGCGCCACACCGGGCGTCCGCTGCAGTCGATCCTGGTCGAGGATCGCGTCATCACCGAGTTCGAGATGGCGTCCGCGGTGGCCGAAGCCTACGGCCTCGAGCCGCTCGACCTCGCCAACTACCCACTGGACCCCAAGGCCATGGACCGCGTGCCGCTGGCGATCGCCCGCCGGCACCGGATGCTGGCGGTCGCCATCGACGGTGACGTCATCGTCGTCGCGGTCGCCGACCCCGGCAACGTCCTCGCCCTAGACGACATCCGCTCGGCCACCGGGCTCACGGTCAAGCCCGTGGTCGCCTCGGCGGAGGAGCTGACCAGGCTGCTCAACCGCTACACCCGGGACAACGCCGACCTCGGTGACGTCGCGACCCAGGTCGTCGCCGACGACGGTGCGGCGGCCACCGAGTCGCTCAGCGCCTCGACCAACGACACGCCGGTCGTCCGCTTCGTCAACTCCCTGCTGGAGCGGGCGATCACGGCCAGGGCATCCGACATCCACCTCGAGCCGAGCGAGCACGCGATGCGGATCAGGTTGCGGATCGACGGTGTCCTGCACGAGGTCGACTCGGTGCCCCGAGGGATCCAGTCGGCGTTGATCTCTCGGCTGAAGATCGTCTCCGGCCTCGACATCACCGAGCGCCGGGTCCCCCAGAACGGGCGGATCACGATGGACATCGGCAATCGCGGCATCGACCTGCGGGTCGCGACCCTGCCCACCGTGTGGGGCGAGAAGGTCGTCCTGCGGGTCCTCGACACCGGGGGGCTCGACCTCGACCTCAAGAAGCTCGGGTTCACCGACTCCAACTACGACCTGTTCCGGACCAGCTTCACCAAGCCTCACGGCATGGTGCTCGTGACCGGTCCGACCGGGTCGGGCAAGTCGACCACGCTCTACGCCACGCTCACCAAGATCTCCAGCTCGGAGGTCAACGTGATCACCGTCGAGGACCCGGTGGAGTACCGGGTCAACGGGGTCAACCAGGTCCAGGTCAACCCCAAGGCCGGGCTCACCTTCGCGGCCGTCCTGCCGGCCATCCTGCGCTCGGACCCCGATGTCGTCCTGATCGGCGAGATCCGTGACCGCGCCACGGCCCAGCTCGCGATCGAAGCGGCCCTCACCGGTCACCTGGTGCTCTCGACCCTGCACACCAACGACGCGCCCAGCTCGATGACGAGGCTCGTGGAGATGGGCATCGAGCCCTTCCTCGTCGCCTCGTCCCTCGACTGCGTCCTCGCGCAGCGGCTGGCGCGGCTGCTCTGCCACTGGTGCCGTGAGGCCTACAGCCCGACGACCGCAGAGCTCGACGCCGCCCGTTGGCCCGTCGAGACGATCCCTGCGCCGACCCGGCTGTGGCGCGCCGTGGGCTGCCGCTCCTGCTCCCACACTGGATTTCGCGGGCGCCTCGCCGTCACCGAGATCATGCCCGTCAGTGAGGAGATCGCCCGCCTCACGGTGGCCCAGGCCCCGGCAACCGAGATCGCCAAGGTCGCCCGTGCCGAAGGCATGATCAGCCTCCGCGACGACGGCCTGCTCAAGGCGGCGCAGGGCAAGACCACCGTCGCGGAGGTCCTCCGCGTGACCATCTAG
- a CDS encoding GGDEF domain-containing protein: MAPLAATIASFMLLVRFQPAGPQVGRAVDDVGQLLAAAAAAVVCAWRARRSAPQVARSWWWLAAGTASWALGETTWSYYELVADRQTPFPSVADAGFLLFPVLAAIGLLQWPSTVSRGTTRWRSLLDGVLVAGALLILSWVTALGSTVTAGGTSGLGFAVSLGYPLFDLMLLTLTVVIVTYTRATRSGLAVLAVGLACLCVADSGFAYLTAAGSYATGSPVDAGWFGGFLLITVAAYRATPPETDASQGATAALESTPRAMLPYLPAGVGLGVAVHGQFAGNGDTVTLAAAAVVIAALLARQLLAVLDNRALVRQILAAQQELHHLAFHDPLTGLPNRVLFDDRLRHSLELHQRDLRPLSVLYCDLDGFKTVNDTFGHDVGDIVLRSAAERLTAVTRTGDTAARIGGDEFAILLEDGGDPHEVASRIFAAFSRPVSTGLDVVPLATSIGIAQLRPGEVTPTAESMLQRADKAMYEAKRVGKGTVVTWTEQPRAAPQPVTLATPA, from the coding sequence GTGGCACCGCTGGCTGCGACCATCGCGTCGTTCATGCTCCTGGTGCGGTTCCAGCCTGCCGGACCGCAGGTCGGCCGGGCGGTCGACGACGTCGGTCAGCTCCTGGCGGCGGCGGCGGCGGCGGTCGTGTGCGCCTGGCGCGCCCGACGATCAGCACCGCAAGTGGCTCGATCCTGGTGGTGGCTGGCCGCCGGGACCGCCTCGTGGGCGCTCGGCGAGACCACATGGTCCTATTACGAGCTGGTCGCCGATCGTCAGACCCCCTTCCCGTCGGTGGCGGACGCCGGCTTCCTGCTCTTCCCCGTCCTGGCGGCGATCGGGCTCCTCCAGTGGCCCTCGACGGTCTCGCGGGGCACGACCCGATGGCGGTCCCTGCTCGACGGGGTCCTGGTGGCCGGTGCCCTGCTCATCCTGAGCTGGGTCACCGCACTGGGAAGCACGGTGACCGCAGGCGGGACCAGCGGGCTCGGGTTCGCCGTCTCGCTGGGATATCCGCTCTTCGACCTGATGCTGCTGACGCTGACCGTCGTCATCGTCACCTACACGCGAGCGACCCGGTCAGGTCTTGCGGTGCTGGCGGTCGGTCTGGCCTGCCTGTGCGTCGCCGACTCCGGCTTCGCCTACCTCACCGCGGCAGGCAGCTACGCCACCGGCTCCCCGGTCGATGCCGGCTGGTTCGGTGGCTTCCTCCTGATCACCGTCGCGGCCTACCGGGCCACGCCACCTGAGACCGACGCGTCGCAGGGTGCGACGGCAGCACTGGAGTCCACGCCGCGGGCCATGCTGCCCTACCTCCCCGCCGGCGTCGGCCTCGGTGTCGCCGTGCACGGCCAGTTCGCGGGCAACGGTGACACGGTCACCCTCGCGGCCGCCGCCGTGGTGATCGCCGCCCTGCTGGCGAGGCAGCTGCTCGCCGTGCTCGACAACCGGGCGCTGGTCCGCCAGATCCTGGCCGCCCAGCAGGAGCTGCATCACCTGGCGTTCCACGATCCCCTGACCGGGCTGCCCAACCGCGTCCTCTTCGACGACCGGCTCCGACACAGCCTCGAGCTCCACCAGCGTGACCTCCGGCCCCTGAGCGTGCTCTACTGCGACCTCGACGGGTTCAAGACCGTCAACGACACGTTCGGGCACGATGTCGGCGACATCGTGCTGCGCAGCGCCGCAGAGCGCCTCACTGCCGTCACCCGCACCGGCGACACCGCGGCGCGCATCGGCGGTGACGAGTTCGCGATCCTCCTCGAGGACGGCGGAGACCCCCACGAGGTCGCGAGCCGGATCTTCGCAGCGTTCAGCCGCCCGGTCTCCACGGGGTTGGACGTGGTCCCCCTCGCCACCAGCATCGGGATCGCCCAGCTGCGGCCGGGTGAGGTCACCCCCACGGCTGAGTCGATGCTCCAGCGCGCCGACAAGGCGATGTACGAAGCCAAGCGCGTGGGCAAGGGAACGGTCGTCACCTGGACAGAGCAGCCGCGGGCAGCGCCCCAACCCGTGACCCTCGCGACTCCCGCCTGA